The proteins below come from a single Crossiella sp. CA-258035 genomic window:
- the yvcK gene encoding uridine diphosphate-N-acetylglucosamine-binding protein YvcK has translation MRAVALGGGHGLQATLSALRRLTDDVTAVVTVADDGGSSGRLRRELGLLPPGDLRKALTALADQDEDRLLWTDVFQHRFGGSGALAGHAVGNLVLAGLLEVLGDPVAVLDEVRKLLGVRGRVLPMCRVPLDIEADVVGLDEDPRSVRRIRGQVAVASTPGRVQRVRLQGAAPGDEAPRACEEAVAAVEAADVVLLGPGSWFTSVLPHLLVPELHEALVHTRARKVVVLNLVPQPGETEGFSPEQHLHVLAEHAPRLRVDAVVADTDSVSTPDRLRRAAAALGAVTTLRKICHHASPDRHDPAALAVSLQEALAEIPGPGRPAPGEEKEGRPWR, from the coding sequence ATCCGCGCCGTCGCGCTGGGCGGCGGCCACGGCCTGCAGGCCACGCTGTCCGCGCTGCGGCGGCTCACCGACGACGTCACCGCCGTGGTCACGGTGGCCGACGACGGCGGCTCCTCGGGGCGGCTGCGCCGCGAGCTCGGGCTGCTGCCGCCGGGCGATCTGCGCAAGGCGCTGACCGCGTTGGCGGACCAGGACGAAGATCGTCTACTGTGGACGGACGTGTTCCAGCACCGCTTCGGCGGTTCGGGCGCGCTGGCCGGGCACGCGGTGGGCAACCTCGTGCTGGCCGGGCTCCTCGAGGTGCTCGGCGATCCGGTGGCGGTGCTGGACGAGGTGCGCAAACTGTTGGGAGTGCGTGGACGGGTGCTGCCGATGTGCCGGGTGCCACTGGACATCGAGGCCGACGTGGTCGGTCTCGACGAGGACCCCAGGTCGGTGCGCCGGATCCGCGGCCAGGTCGCGGTGGCCAGCACACCCGGCCGGGTGCAGCGGGTCCGCCTGCAGGGCGCGGCGCCCGGCGACGAGGCGCCCCGGGCCTGCGAGGAGGCGGTCGCGGCGGTCGAGGCCGCCGACGTCGTGCTGCTCGGCCCCGGCTCCTGGTTCACCAGCGTGCTGCCGCACCTGCTGGTCCCGGAGCTGCACGAGGCGCTGGTGCACACCAGGGCGCGCAAGGTGGTCGTGCTCAACCTGGTCCCGCAGCCGGGGGAGACCGAGGGCTTCTCCCCGGAACAGCACCTCCATGTGCTCGCCGAGCACGCGCCCAGGCTCAGGGTGGACGCGGTGGTGGCCGATACCGACTCGGTGTCCACCCCCGACCGCCTGCGCCGGGCCGCGGCCGCCCTCGGCGCGGTCACCACGCTGCGCAAGATCTGTCACCACGCCAGCCCGGACCGGCACGACCCGGCGGCGCTCGCGGTGAGTCTGCAGGAAGCACTAGCCGAGATCCCCGGTCCGGGCAGGCCGGCTCCCGGCGAAGAGAAGGAGGGCCGGCCATGGCGATGA
- the whiA gene encoding DNA-binding protein WhiA codes for MAMTASVKDELSRLTVTKTCCRRAEVSSLLRFAGGLHIVAGRVVVEAEIDTGSAARRLRKEIQELFGHISDVHVITSGGLRKGTRYVVRVVKDGDGLARQTGLIDPRGRPVRGLPAHVVSGGTCDSEAAWRGAFLAHGSLTEPGRSSALEVTCPGPEAALALVGAARRLGIQAKSREVRGADRVVVRDGDAIGALLTRLGAHSSVLAWEERRMRREVRATANRLANFDDANLRRSARAAVAAAARVERALDILGNEVPDHLVAAGQLRLAHRQASLEELGQLAEPPMTKDAVAGRIRRLLAMADKKARELGVGDTESAVTADMLDA; via the coding sequence ATGGCGATGACCGCCTCGGTCAAGGACGAGCTGAGCCGTCTCACCGTCACCAAGACCTGCTGCCGCCGCGCCGAGGTGTCCTCGCTGCTGCGCTTCGCCGGCGGCCTGCACATCGTGGCAGGGCGCGTGGTGGTGGAGGCCGAGATCGACACCGGCTCGGCCGCGCGCAGGCTGCGCAAGGAGATCCAGGAGCTGTTCGGCCACATCAGCGACGTGCACGTGATCACCTCCGGCGGCCTGCGCAAGGGCACCCGGTACGTGGTCAGGGTGGTCAAGGACGGCGACGGGCTGGCCCGCCAGACCGGCCTGATCGACCCCAGGGGCCGCCCGGTGCGCGGCCTGCCCGCGCACGTGGTCAGCGGCGGCACCTGCGACTCCGAAGCCGCCTGGCGCGGCGCCTTCCTCGCGCACGGCTCACTCACCGAACCGGGCCGCTCCTCCGCCCTGGAGGTCACCTGCCCCGGCCCCGAGGCGGCCCTCGCGCTGGTCGGCGCGGCCCGCCGCCTGGGCATCCAGGCCAAGTCCCGTGAGGTCCGCGGCGCCGACCGGGTCGTGGTCCGCGACGGCGACGCCATCGGCGCGCTGCTGACCAGGCTCGGCGCCCACTCCAGCGTGCTGGCCTGGGAAGAACGCCGGATGCGCCGCGAGGTGCGGGCCACCGCCAACCGCCTGGCCAACTTCGACGACGCCAACCTGCGCCGCTCCGCCCGCGCCGCGGTCGCCGCCGCCGCCAGGGTCGAACGAGCCCTGGACATCCTCGGCAACGAGGTCCCCGACCACCTGGTCGCCGCGGGCCAGCTCCGCCTGGCCCACCGGCAGGCCTCCCTGGAGGAGCTCGGTCAGCTGGCCGAACCGCCGATGACCAAGGACGCGGTGGCGGGCCGGATAAGGCGTCTGCTGGCCATGGCGGACAAGAAGGCCCGCGAGCTCGGCGTCGGCGACACCGAGAGCGCGGTCACCGCGGACATGCTGGACGCCTGA
- a CDS encoding NB-ARC domain-containing protein, producing the protein MSEQAIELQVLGTVRLVVNGKPVPLEPRLSTVLAIAAVLDGQVDSDDLAARFDASRTTVRGYGTMLRRRAGFDLVKKNQNSILRLALGREQVDLWRFNALVAEARSTSADQKLRFLLAATELWQGPPLAGLDPRLVEREIGGLRAAGRRVFLDLIRLCAAQKGAEPAIVHAERASKLFADDDETREVLWDLWSQCGQAQAIMDDLRKVEDERRQLGSPFTGLRRKAKAFISQARRVAKTRPAGQPYQLPPIRADLRGRGAELAVLGELIVPDSGVQVVSISGLGGLGKTELAVQWAHSALDHFPDGVLFVDLQGYSPVGPTEPAAVLTGFVNALDPMRTNWGHGDVLAAYRTLVNTRAVLVVIDNARDHQHAADLVAAGERSRTVITTRAAVTAPAVARGRTLPLRPLTVDACLAVLRDSVGVAWARTNPFAVRNLMAVCGGFPLAVKLVAAQAHLNKDPTFERVLARLGSPHALLGAKPDGEAKLHDSLKFSYELLSPEAAWVLQVIAIHPGPTIAWDVVGFLSGLPEHTADEAIDELQRGNLLDSLPDNRYRVHDFVRAFALKRATAERGDLAVAEVRKRLLGWLLASAQQCDRALRSGRELPDDLCADEGAPLPEPADDAEGSRWFEREHATLLAVLDSPDFQTFTAYRWRLPLALCCYHTRNGPWLTAERLLASAYEIPKDELDERERVRYQAVCHRVLGNIQRKLGKSGAAEHNLTTSIALASSIGDPLEVANGHQQMGVLQEDKGQWETARRHMMIAGDLYENLKDERGLAATLPTEIHCHLQLGEPERALEREEFAVAVMARASTPYNQGALHRVLMSCYLRVEQDTEAIAHGEAARACYVESNSPVNEARVLSGLAHVYRAAGRIEEERDALLSCLAIYRRRGSANELSAEDRSIRKAVENRLVELAGSGG; encoded by the coding sequence ATGAGCGAACAGGCGATCGAACTGCAGGTGCTCGGTACCGTGCGACTCGTGGTGAACGGCAAGCCGGTGCCGCTGGAGCCACGTCTGTCCACCGTCCTCGCGATTGCGGCGGTTCTGGATGGACAGGTTGACTCTGACGACTTGGCCGCACGGTTCGACGCGTCCAGGACGACCGTGCGCGGCTACGGGACGATGCTGCGGCGTCGCGCGGGATTCGACCTGGTGAAGAAGAATCAGAATTCCATTCTGCGACTTGCACTTGGCCGGGAACAGGTCGACCTCTGGCGCTTCAACGCGCTGGTGGCCGAAGCGAGAAGCACGTCAGCAGACCAGAAACTCCGGTTCCTCCTCGCGGCGACGGAGCTGTGGCAAGGTCCTCCATTGGCCGGCCTGGATCCGCGATTGGTGGAAAGAGAGATAGGGGGGCTGCGGGCCGCTGGACGCCGGGTGTTCCTGGATTTGATCAGGCTCTGCGCTGCGCAGAAAGGAGCGGAACCGGCCATCGTGCACGCGGAGCGCGCCAGCAAGCTGTTTGCGGACGATGACGAGACCCGGGAAGTACTGTGGGATCTGTGGTCCCAGTGCGGCCAGGCACAGGCGATCATGGACGACCTGCGTAAGGTGGAAGACGAGCGCAGGCAGTTGGGTTCGCCATTCACCGGGCTGCGGAGGAAGGCCAAGGCGTTCATCAGCCAGGCGCGGCGGGTGGCCAAGACGAGACCGGCAGGGCAGCCATACCAGCTGCCGCCCATCCGAGCGGACTTGCGTGGACGCGGTGCCGAACTCGCTGTGCTGGGCGAGTTGATCGTCCCCGACAGCGGAGTTCAGGTCGTCTCCATCAGCGGTCTAGGTGGTCTGGGCAAAACTGAACTGGCGGTGCAATGGGCGCACTCTGCGCTTGACCACTTTCCGGACGGGGTCCTTTTCGTGGACCTGCAGGGCTACTCCCCAGTCGGGCCGACAGAGCCGGCGGCCGTGCTGACCGGGTTCGTCAATGCTCTCGACCCAATGCGAACCAACTGGGGGCACGGTGATGTGCTGGCCGCGTACCGGACGTTGGTGAACACCCGCGCCGTGCTGGTCGTCATCGACAACGCCCGTGATCACCAGCATGCTGCGGACTTGGTGGCGGCGGGAGAGCGCAGCCGCACCGTCATCACAACGCGGGCGGCCGTTACCGCTCCGGCCGTCGCGCGTGGTCGGACGTTGCCACTACGGCCGCTCACAGTTGATGCCTGCCTGGCCGTGCTGCGGGATTCAGTCGGTGTAGCTTGGGCCCGGACCAACCCCTTCGCGGTCCGAAACTTGATGGCGGTTTGCGGGGGATTCCCGCTGGCAGTCAAGCTCGTCGCTGCACAGGCGCACCTGAACAAGGACCCCACGTTCGAGCGGGTGTTGGCCAGACTGGGTTCGCCACATGCGTTGCTGGGTGCGAAACCCGACGGGGAGGCCAAGTTGCATGATTCACTGAAGTTTTCCTACGAGCTGCTCTCGCCCGAGGCAGCATGGGTGCTGCAAGTCATCGCGATCCATCCCGGTCCGACCATCGCCTGGGATGTTGTCGGCTTCCTTTCCGGGCTCCCCGAGCACACGGCGGACGAAGCCATTGATGAACTCCAGCGTGGCAATCTGCTGGACTCGCTGCCGGACAACCGTTACCGCGTTCACGACTTCGTCCGGGCGTTCGCTTTGAAGCGCGCTACGGCGGAACGTGGAGACCTGGCCGTGGCCGAGGTGCGGAAGCGGCTGCTGGGGTGGTTGCTGGCGTCCGCGCAGCAATGCGATCGGGCGCTCCGTTCGGGCCGGGAACTCCCTGATGACCTCTGTGCCGATGAGGGCGCGCCGCTTCCCGAGCCGGCGGACGACGCCGAGGGGAGCCGTTGGTTCGAACGCGAGCACGCCACACTGCTCGCGGTGCTCGACTCCCCGGATTTCCAGACCTTCACAGCTTACCGGTGGCGGTTGCCACTCGCGTTGTGCTGTTACCACACCCGCAACGGTCCGTGGCTCACCGCGGAGCGCCTGCTGGCCTCGGCGTACGAGATCCCCAAAGATGAGCTGGACGAGCGGGAGCGAGTCCGTTACCAAGCCGTATGCCACCGGGTGCTGGGCAACATCCAGCGAAAACTCGGTAAGAGCGGTGCGGCAGAGCACAACCTGACTACCTCGATCGCCCTCGCCAGCAGCATCGGCGATCCGCTGGAAGTGGCCAACGGGCACCAGCAGATGGGGGTCCTCCAGGAGGACAAGGGGCAGTGGGAGACGGCACGTCGGCACATGATGATCGCCGGAGACCTCTACGAGAATCTCAAGGACGAGCGCGGCCTGGCGGCCACCCTTCCCACCGAGATCCACTGCCACCTCCAACTGGGAGAACCGGAACGCGCGCTCGAGCGGGAGGAGTTCGCCGTTGCGGTGATGGCACGTGCCAGCACCCCGTACAACCAGGGTGCCCTGCATCGCGTCCTGATGAGCTGTTATCTGCGGGTGGAGCAGGACACCGAGGCCATCGCTCACGGCGAGGCGGCACGAGCCTGCTATGTCGAATCCAACTCGCCGGTCAACGAGGCGCGGGTGCTCAGCGGCCTGGCCCACGTGTATCGAGCGGCGGGGCGTATTGAGGAGGAAAGGGACGCACTGCTGAGCTGCTTGGCCATCTACCGGCGACGAGGTTCCGCGAACGAGTTGAGTGCCGAGGACAGATCGATCCGCAAAGCTGTGGAGAACCGGCTCGTGGAACTGGCCGGAAGTGGTGGCTGA
- a CDS encoding DUF3962 domain-containing protein, with product MAPRYTEIRRAAYEPSGDYRGLTVGYHTLEFPEPVVQQVLELCNLTREGRARVLVPPTRRLDYLLQALDLRLGVLPRSVAAQEGSRAWLYCPVDAPGGPLPVPILLRILEFWIDELQPDPHHADAVAQVHQALRQHAPVWRRQDVPLLQCALSGGGTAQPSGVQYLLATQHFARRIQALEPYCSGEHELHFRSVARQARQQGAEVMSQPLPHDDKHGRRWWFSVTATITLQTVPFHPRPRVHLSFGVRRWATHPDPATGLLRLGFRRGSAVYLRPVAPWLPGVPVSDRYSIARVVRRGDGYAWRAGDPAQLMERLALNSRPFPDPTSLLSEPQRWFEGHRGVDALVVHNTHMGEHGVGTGFMPHERSRLVKWAERALAPELARVDDLRRSPLLATKPANARLGGSRERTAAAKAELQRARRLSLAALYAEWSGTPEFTTRLLWRSEPTRDAVLAALATVLGLTGDGGAGQVTQQAHDRSGRGHPVVLRWQSPELVVTLNCLRMDNGLADSLGVAFEPATGRADRAARAVRKRRADMAEFLAKDGANAAVPSVAIVEIPGRTAFRGPNDPKFALRLGSSDSGAVTQFIVSPSSTRAVNSLPEAAESSWLDAIRQLGATVVPLTDIPAGAPAQTQYLAIWMATKARGSTAHSAKGKFPVAVLVRPGLDGPGAVLGWDADALAGLGTWTDYPRYLTRLPALAAISDHDLADVGEQDAPWFDWSRSLDEQRSATEEFLHRVLSSDHVRGRPTVLMVDAQNIRFLWTWVQDGQVERDLIRTGLAPAGRPNPWLRLVRVRTGDQRETPQWWGLASEDGVNGLPSNLWAVSGLEDNRVFYSTTPKASTAQHSAVEAHKLQRRQLRRGERAGEWTIDVDQPAWNPDLLEIAVLSCHPSEGDDPHALAMAVHQLRQAPDYRNALRRPLPLHLARKAQEYILPMRKADEEDAPDPDSPNDLAAEFPTS from the coding sequence GTGGCTCCGCGCTACACGGAGATACGCCGGGCGGCGTACGAACCTTCCGGGGACTACCGCGGGCTGACCGTCGGCTACCACACGTTGGAGTTCCCGGAACCCGTGGTCCAGCAAGTGCTCGAGCTCTGCAACCTCACCAGAGAAGGCCGGGCCCGCGTGCTGGTGCCGCCAACCCGTCGCTTGGACTACTTGCTCCAGGCCCTGGACCTGCGCCTCGGGGTCCTGCCGCGCTCGGTCGCGGCTCAGGAGGGTTCTCGGGCATGGCTGTACTGCCCGGTGGACGCGCCTGGCGGACCGCTGCCGGTGCCGATCCTGTTGCGAATTCTGGAATTCTGGATCGACGAGCTGCAGCCAGACCCGCATCACGCGGATGCGGTTGCCCAAGTGCACCAGGCACTGCGGCAGCATGCGCCTGTCTGGCGCCGACAGGACGTACCTCTGCTCCAATGCGCTCTCAGCGGTGGCGGTACCGCGCAACCGAGCGGTGTGCAGTACCTGTTGGCCACCCAACACTTCGCCCGGCGCATCCAGGCCCTGGAACCCTACTGCTCGGGTGAGCACGAGCTGCATTTCCGCTCCGTGGCACGCCAAGCCCGCCAGCAGGGGGCAGAGGTGATGTCTCAGCCGCTCCCCCACGATGACAAACACGGCCGCCGCTGGTGGTTCTCGGTGACCGCCACAATCACGTTACAGACGGTGCCGTTCCATCCTCGGCCCAGAGTGCACCTGAGTTTCGGGGTACGCCGGTGGGCGACGCATCCAGATCCGGCAACCGGGTTGCTGCGCCTGGGTTTCCGGCGTGGCAGCGCCGTGTACCTGCGGCCAGTAGCGCCATGGCTCCCCGGAGTCCCCGTCAGCGACCGGTACAGCATTGCCCGCGTAGTACGGCGCGGAGACGGGTACGCGTGGCGAGCCGGGGATCCGGCACAGCTCATGGAGCGGCTTGCGCTGAACAGCCGACCCTTTCCCGACCCCACCAGTCTGCTCAGTGAACCGCAACGATGGTTCGAGGGTCACCGAGGCGTTGACGCACTGGTCGTGCACAACACCCACATGGGTGAGCACGGCGTGGGCACTGGATTCATGCCCCATGAACGATCGCGTTTGGTCAAGTGGGCCGAACGTGCCTTGGCGCCAGAACTGGCCCGGGTCGACGACCTCAGGAGGTCCCCGCTCCTGGCCACCAAACCGGCCAACGCCCGCTTGGGAGGATCCCGCGAACGCACCGCGGCGGCCAAGGCTGAATTGCAACGTGCCCGCCGTCTGTCGCTGGCCGCGCTCTACGCGGAGTGGTCCGGCACGCCGGAGTTCACCACTCGGCTGTTGTGGCGTTCCGAACCCACTCGTGACGCTGTACTGGCCGCGCTTGCCACTGTGCTCGGCTTGACCGGGGACGGTGGTGCGGGCCAGGTAACTCAGCAGGCCCACGACCGCAGCGGCCGCGGGCACCCCGTGGTGCTTCGGTGGCAGTCACCGGAGCTGGTGGTGACGCTCAACTGTCTGCGCATGGACAACGGATTGGCGGACAGCCTGGGGGTGGCCTTCGAGCCGGCCACGGGCCGGGCCGACCGGGCGGCCCGAGCTGTCCGGAAGCGCCGTGCGGACATGGCCGAGTTCCTGGCCAAGGATGGCGCGAACGCGGCGGTGCCGTCGGTCGCGATCGTGGAGATCCCGGGAAGGACCGCGTTCCGCGGTCCGAACGACCCCAAGTTCGCGTTGCGGTTGGGCTCCTCGGACAGCGGAGCCGTCACGCAGTTCATCGTCTCGCCCTCCTCAACCCGCGCAGTGAACTCGCTGCCGGAGGCAGCCGAGTCCTCCTGGCTCGACGCGATCCGCCAACTGGGCGCCACGGTTGTCCCGCTCACCGACATCCCTGCCGGAGCGCCTGCACAGACCCAGTACCTCGCGATTTGGATGGCGACGAAAGCCCGCGGCAGCACCGCGCACTCGGCCAAAGGGAAGTTCCCGGTTGCCGTGCTGGTGCGTCCCGGACTCGATGGGCCAGGCGCGGTGCTCGGCTGGGACGCTGACGCGCTCGCCGGACTGGGGACGTGGACGGACTACCCGCGCTACCTGACCCGGCTACCCGCCCTCGCGGCGATCTCCGACCACGACCTGGCGGACGTGGGCGAACAGGACGCGCCGTGGTTCGACTGGTCGAGATCTTTGGATGAACAACGGTCCGCGACCGAGGAGTTCCTGCACCGAGTGCTGTCCTCAGACCATGTACGTGGGAGACCCACCGTCCTCATGGTCGACGCGCAGAACATCAGGTTCCTGTGGACGTGGGTGCAGGACGGTCAAGTGGAACGGGACCTCATCCGTACCGGCCTGGCACCCGCAGGCCGCCCGAATCCCTGGCTGCGGCTGGTGCGGGTACGGACCGGGGACCAGCGGGAGACACCACAGTGGTGGGGGCTTGCCAGCGAGGACGGGGTGAACGGCCTGCCGAGCAACCTGTGGGCTGTCAGCGGACTGGAGGACAACAGGGTCTTCTACAGCACCACGCCGAAGGCCTCCACCGCCCAGCACTCTGCGGTGGAGGCGCACAAGCTGCAGCGGCGGCAGCTGCGCCGGGGTGAGCGCGCGGGTGAGTGGACCATCGACGTCGACCAGCCGGCGTGGAACCCCGACCTGCTAGAGATCGCGGTACTGAGCTGCCACCCCAGTGAGGGCGACGATCCGCACGCGCTGGCGATGGCCGTCCACCAGCTGCGCCAAGCTCCGGACTACCGCAACGCGCTCCGCAGACCGCTGCCCTTGCACCTGGCCCGGAAAGCACAGGAGTACATCCTGCCGATGCGGAAGGCGGACGAGGAGGACGCGCCAGACCCCGATTCACCGAATGACCTCGCGGCGGAGTTCCCTACGAGTTGA
- a CDS encoding PD-(D/E)XK nuclease family protein, with translation MFGAMSPVAEQLLEWTVEQVRERARVEVAPRLIAIVDGSERRAGGGCAECSLVAGCDALPAADLLPDVPASRGSLRSLSVTDLRYYRTCPARYHLLRQLRIREVGVTENQAIAVGRAVDTTLRNRHSGGSPLHRCAPGQPLDDAVIALPEASRHTAVRMLDQHSTLCPYPDVEAYRGEPRNLVVVHDERLGVVFVGAPDFLYPRSGGWVWRETKTAGRRLPRNRPLLREVPQLALAVLMLASGALGRDITRSRVELEQLRSDGCALEQVDPGNPAVLAEAREVIGELVRPMLTDIAYEPSPGRECASCEARRWCPPGSRHVAEQAGVPLSGR, from the coding sequence ATGTTCGGCGCCATGTCACCGGTCGCGGAACAGCTTCTCGAGTGGACCGTCGAGCAGGTCCGCGAACGCGCCCGGGTGGAGGTAGCGCCACGGCTCATCGCGATCGTCGACGGCAGTGAGCGGCGAGCAGGCGGCGGTTGCGCAGAGTGCTCGCTGGTGGCGGGGTGCGACGCGCTTCCCGCCGCTGATCTGCTGCCAGACGTCCCCGCAAGCCGCGGATCCCTGCGCTCGCTTTCCGTCACCGATTTGCGGTACTACCGCACCTGCCCTGCGCGGTACCACCTGCTGAGGCAACTGCGCATCCGTGAGGTCGGAGTGACCGAGAACCAGGCGATCGCGGTGGGCCGGGCCGTCGACACCACCCTGCGGAATCGTCACTCAGGTGGTTCCCCGCTCCATCGGTGTGCGCCTGGCCAGCCACTGGATGACGCAGTGATCGCGCTGCCCGAAGCGAGCCGTCACACAGCGGTCCGCATGCTGGACCAGCACTCCACGCTGTGCCCGTACCCCGACGTCGAGGCGTACCGCGGCGAACCCAGGAACCTCGTGGTCGTCCACGACGAGAGGCTGGGGGTGGTGTTCGTCGGTGCTCCGGATTTCCTGTACCCGCGCTCTGGCGGTTGGGTGTGGCGGGAGACCAAGACCGCAGGGCGCAGGCTGCCGCGCAACCGCCCGTTGCTCCGAGAAGTGCCCCAGCTGGCATTGGCGGTCTTGATGCTGGCATCCGGTGCGTTGGGGCGGGACATCACTCGATCCCGGGTCGAGTTGGAGCAGTTGCGCTCAGATGGGTGTGCTCTGGAGCAGGTGGACCCGGGCAACCCGGCCGTCCTGGCGGAGGCGCGCGAAGTCATCGGTGAGCTGGTGCGCCCCATGCTGACCGACATCGCCTATGAACCGTCCCCTGGACGGGAATGCGCGAGCTGCGAGGCCCGGCGGTGGTGTCCACCCGGTTCACGACACGTGGCCGAGCAGGCAGGAGTTCCGCTCAGTGGCCGATGA
- a CDS encoding serine/threonine-protein kinase has product MLVGQRFQVREEAGEGGMGVAYRAWDLQLEKEVVVKLPQLPGTADLEPDAYDRTMKRFAREARVLRQLEHPKIPAVVGEGEHGSLPYIAMTYIRGHKLTAYRRKNVPRRAEFAAIGTSVGTALDACHQEQILHRDLKPDNIMVGENGAVYVIDFGIALPLTKDATSYTKNFVGTDAYAAPERFRKGDQVQSDLYSLGCVFYFLIVGWPPFNEDNGKSLEEQHREDPPIPPSRFRHQVPRDLEDLTLALLAKNVDSRPGIGEVLGTLKQYLPAEGGLEPNPVLMPDVTLPYRTPDKVRPPEAPARSRTRAAKPFRASSRHDFLTETDIDATIQRALAEHDRGDSHAAAQTLTELRHHAIESFGVDNPNLEPIDAALNVVGDH; this is encoded by the coding sequence GTGCTCGTCGGGCAACGGTTCCAGGTACGTGAGGAAGCGGGCGAGGGCGGTATGGGGGTCGCCTACAGAGCATGGGACCTGCAGTTGGAGAAGGAGGTGGTTGTCAAGCTCCCGCAATTGCCGGGGACAGCTGATCTGGAGCCCGATGCTTACGACCGGACCATGAAGAGGTTCGCACGAGAGGCCCGGGTGCTGCGCCAACTTGAGCACCCGAAGATTCCGGCAGTGGTCGGCGAAGGTGAACACGGGTCGTTGCCCTACATCGCGATGACCTACATCCGAGGACACAAGCTGACTGCCTACCGCAGGAAGAACGTGCCCAGAAGGGCAGAGTTTGCTGCCATTGGCACCTCTGTCGGGACGGCCCTGGACGCCTGTCACCAGGAGCAGATTCTGCACCGTGACCTGAAACCCGACAACATCATGGTTGGTGAGAACGGCGCAGTATACGTGATCGATTTCGGGATTGCGCTGCCGCTGACGAAGGACGCGACAAGTTATACGAAGAACTTCGTGGGAACCGACGCTTACGCGGCACCAGAACGGTTCCGGAAGGGCGATCAAGTGCAGTCCGACCTGTACAGCCTTGGCTGTGTGTTCTACTTCCTGATCGTCGGCTGGCCGCCGTTCAACGAGGACAACGGGAAGTCGTTGGAGGAGCAGCACCGCGAAGACCCACCGATTCCGCCGTCGCGGTTCCGCCATCAGGTGCCCCGCGACCTGGAGGACCTGACGCTTGCTCTGCTGGCGAAGAACGTCGACAGCAGACCGGGAATCGGCGAGGTGCTCGGGACCCTGAAGCAGTACCTCCCTGCCGAGGGAGGGCTGGAGCCCAACCCTGTCCTCATGCCGGATGTGACGCTCCCTTATCGCACACCGGACAAGGTCCGTCCGCCGGAAGCGCCCGCCAGGAGCCGGACTAGAGCCGCGAAGCCCTTCCGCGCCAGCTCGCGGCACGACTTCCTCACCGAGACCGACATCGACGCGACCATCCAGCGCGCACTCGCCGAGCACGACCGCGGCGACTCCCACGCCGCCGCACAAACCCTGACCGAGCTTCGCCACCACGCGATCGAGAGTTTCGGCGTCGACAACCCCAACCTGGAACCCATCGATGCGGCGCTGAACGTGGTGGGCGACCACTGA
- the gap gene encoding type I glyceraldehyde-3-phosphate dehydrogenase, producing the protein MTVRVGVNGFGRIGRNFWRALAASGRDIEIVAFNDLGDVATMAHLLKYDSILGRLDGEVKVTDEGISVNGKVIKALAERDPGKLPWKDLGVDVVIESTGFFTDASVARKHIDEGGAKKVIISAPAKGEDLTVVLGANDEKYDGSQSIISNASCTTNCLAPMAKVLHDTFTIQGGLMTTIHAYTQDQNLQDAPHKDLRRARAAALNIVPTSTGAAKAIGLVLPELKGKLDGYALRVPVPTGSATDLTVTVGRETSVEEVNAAVKAAAEGALKGILRYSEEPIVSTDIVTDPASCIFDAPLTKVIGNQVKVVGWYDNEWGYSNRLVDLTALVASKL; encoded by the coding sequence GTGACGGTTCGCGTAGGTGTGAACGGCTTTGGTCGCATCGGCCGCAACTTCTGGCGCGCGCTGGCCGCCAGCGGCCGGGACATTGAGATCGTGGCCTTCAACGACCTGGGTGACGTGGCCACGATGGCGCACCTGCTGAAGTACGACTCGATCCTGGGCCGCCTGGACGGCGAGGTGAAGGTCACCGACGAGGGCATCTCCGTCAACGGCAAGGTCATCAAGGCGCTGGCCGAGCGCGACCCCGGCAAGCTGCCGTGGAAGGACCTCGGCGTCGACGTGGTCATCGAGTCCACTGGCTTCTTCACCGACGCCTCCGTCGCGCGCAAGCACATCGACGAGGGTGGCGCCAAGAAGGTCATCATTTCCGCCCCGGCCAAGGGCGAGGACCTGACCGTGGTGCTGGGCGCCAACGACGAGAAGTACGACGGCTCGCAGAGCATCATCTCCAACGCCTCCTGCACCACCAACTGCCTGGCGCCGATGGCGAAGGTCCTGCACGACACCTTCACCATCCAGGGCGGTCTGATGACCACCATCCACGCCTACACCCAGGACCAGAACCTGCAGGACGCCCCGCACAAGGACCTGCGCAGGGCGCGCGCGGCGGCGCTGAACATCGTGCCGACCAGCACCGGCGCGGCCAAGGCCATCGGCCTGGTGCTGCCGGAGCTCAAGGGCAAGCTGGACGGCTACGCGCTGCGGGTGCCGGTGCCCACCGGCTCGGCCACCGACCTGACCGTCACCGTCGGCCGCGAGACCTCGGTCGAGGAGGTCAACGCGGCGGTCAAGGCGGCGGCGGAGGGCGCGCTCAAGGGCATCCTGCGCTACAGCGAGGAGCCGATCGTCTCCACCGACATCGTCACCGACCCGGCGTCCTGCATCTTCGACGCGCCGCTGACCAAGGTCATCGGCAACCAGGTCAAGGTGGTCGGCTGGTACGACAACGAGTGGGGCTACTCCAACCGCCTGGTCGACCTGACCGCGCTGGTCGCCTCCAAGCTCTGA